A single genomic interval of Camelina sativa cultivar DH55 chromosome 11, Cs, whole genome shotgun sequence harbors:
- the LOC104729098 gene encoding uncharacterized protein At4g02000-like — protein MDLVLRRGPWSFNDWMITTHRWYPNIGENDMKIIPFWVQIQGIPTLYLTNVTTRWVGNRIGYVTDVDYDENVNQVRAVRVRIARNIDDPLRFQKNINFALDENTVIKYRYERLRNFCTKCGSLKHDAKECSLTFDNNDPPGPDDDRQFDV, from the coding sequence ATGGATTTGGTGTTGCGACGTGGCCCTTGGTCATTCAATGACTGGATGATCACGACACACCGCTGGTACCCTAACATTGGTGAAAACGACATGAAGATCATTCCTTTTTGGGTGCAAATCCAAGGTATCCCAACTCTCTATTTAACGAATGTTACGACTAGATGGGTTGGCAATAGGATTGGATATGTTACGGATGTAGATTATGATGAGAATGTCAACCAAGTGAGAGCGGTTAGAGTTAGGATAGCCAGGAACATTGATGATCCTCTACGTTTTCAAAAGAACATAAATTTTGCTCTTGATGAAAACACTGTGATTAAGTATCGATATGAGCGACTTAGAAACTTCTGTACTAAGTGTGGATCACTGAAACACGATGCAAAAGAATGTTCTTTAACCTTTGACAATAATGATCCACCGGGGCCTGATGATGATCGACAATTTGATGTCTGA
- the LOC104727335 gene encoding dof zinc finger protein DOF5.8, whose product MPSEFSESRRVSKIPHGGAVATPVDQQEQLPCPRCDSTNTKFCYYNNYNFSQPRHFCKSCRRYWTHGGTLRDIPVGGVSRKSSKRSRTCSSSAATTNAVGSRNFPLQATPVLFPQSSSNGGCTAAKGSASSLYGGFNSLIHYNAAVSRNGPGGGFNGPDGFGLGLGHGSYFDGVRFGQGITTVWPFSTGATDAATTTSHVTQIPATWQFEGPESKVGFVSGDYLA is encoded by the coding sequence ATGCCTTCCGAGTTCAGCGAATCTCGTCGGGTTTCTAAGATTCCTCACGGTGGAGCTGTTGCGACTCCGGTGGATCAGCAAGAGCAGCTTCCTTGTCCTCGCTGTGACTCAACCAACACCAAGTTCTGttactacaacaactacaaTTTCTCACAGCCTCGTCATTTCTGCAAGTCTTGTCGTCGTTACTGGACTCATGGAGGTACTCTCCGTGACATTCCCGTCGGTGGTGTTTCCCGGAAAAGCTCAAAACGTTCCCGGACTTGCTCCTCCTCCGCTGCTACCACCAACGCTGTGGGAAGCCGGAACTTTCCATTACAAGCGACGCCTGTTCTTTTCCCTCAGTCCTCTTCCAACGGCGGTTGCACCGCGGCGAAAGGAAGTGCGTCGTCGCTCTACGGCGGTTTCAACTCTTTGATCCACTACAACGCCGCTGTAAGCAGAAATGGGCCTGGTGGTGGATTTAACGGGCCAGACGGGTTCGGTCTTGGGCTTGGTCACGGGTCGTATTTCGACGGCGTCAGATTTGGGCAAGGAATAACGACGGTCTGGCCGTTTTCAACTGGCGCTACTGATGCTGCAACCACTACAAGCCACGTGACTCAAATACCCGCCACGTGGCAGTTCGAAGGTCCAGAGAGCAAAGTCGGGTTCGTGTCCGGAGACTACTTAGCGTGA
- the LOC104727336 gene encoding autophagy-related protein 101 isoform X1, with amino-acid sequence MNCEVCQLKELEVESFEIREVLRCILHTIVFHRALGLIRPKDIDLELFEITYVQCGEIEVEKKIDEKVDQFISWIEKHPNKKSQICLSFYEVKSKQPSWFTNKIERLYWEQWYINLNVLQPTKAPVGKSHHSKLVMDPGEASEERSSRRTLLEQSLQEVLFQIIKFVNEKKDHVPPINDGVIYCPFEITIPSSSDSAFGMDMFKRILHSGHPSMLG; translated from the exons ATGAATTGCGAAGTTTGTCAGCTTAAGGAACTG GAAGTGGAATCCTTCGAGATACGCGAAGTTTTGCGct GTATTCTACATACCATTGTCTTTCATCGTGCGCTTGGTCTTATCCGCCCTAAAGATATTGATTTGGAGCTTTTTGAGATTACATAC GTGCAGTGCGGTGAAATCGAAGTGGAGAAGAAAATTGATGAAAAGGTTGACCAATTCATTAGCTGGATTGAGAAACACCCGAACAAGAAAAGTCAG ATATGTCTATCATTCTATGAAGTCAAAAGCAAACAGCCGTCTTGGTTCACCAACAAAATCGAACGGTTGTACTGGGAACAATGGTACATCAATCTTAATGTGCTTCAGCCCACTAAGGCTCCTGTCGGCAAGTCCCACCATTCTAAACTAGTTATGGACCCTGGAG AGGCGTCTGAGGAGAGAAGTTCTCGTAGGACACTGCTTGAGCAATCCCTTCAAGAAGTCTtattccaaatcataaaattCGTGAATGAGAAGAAGGACCATGTTCCTCCCATTAACGATGGTGTAATCTACTGCCCTTTTGAGATCACTATCCCAAG CTCATCGGACTCAGCTTTTGGGATGGATATGTTCAAGAGGATACTCCACAGTGGCCATCCGTCGATGCTCGGCTAA
- the LOC104727336 gene encoding autophagy-related protein 101 isoform X2, with the protein MNCEVCQLKELEVESFEIREVLRCILHTIVFHRALGLIRPKDIDLELFEITYVQCGEIEVEKKIDEKVDQFISWIEKHPNKKSQICLSFYEVKSKQPSWFTNKIERLYWEQWYINLNVLQPTKAPVGKSHHSKLVMDPGEASEERSSRRTLLEQSLQEVLFQIIKFVNEKKDHVPPINDGVIYCPFEITIPS; encoded by the exons ATGAATTGCGAAGTTTGTCAGCTTAAGGAACTG GAAGTGGAATCCTTCGAGATACGCGAAGTTTTGCGct GTATTCTACATACCATTGTCTTTCATCGTGCGCTTGGTCTTATCCGCCCTAAAGATATTGATTTGGAGCTTTTTGAGATTACATAC GTGCAGTGCGGTGAAATCGAAGTGGAGAAGAAAATTGATGAAAAGGTTGACCAATTCATTAGCTGGATTGAGAAACACCCGAACAAGAAAAGTCAG ATATGTCTATCATTCTATGAAGTCAAAAGCAAACAGCCGTCTTGGTTCACCAACAAAATCGAACGGTTGTACTGGGAACAATGGTACATCAATCTTAATGTGCTTCAGCCCACTAAGGCTCCTGTCGGCAAGTCCCACCATTCTAAACTAGTTATGGACCCTGGAG AGGCGTCTGAGGAGAGAAGTTCTCGTAGGACACTGCTTGAGCAATCCCTTCAAGAAGTCTtattccaaatcataaaattCGTGAATGAGAAGAAGGACCATGTTCCTCCCATTAACGATGGTGTAATCTACTGCCCTTTTGAGATCACTATCCCAAG TTAA
- the LOC104727337 gene encoding dynamin-related protein 5A-like: MANSNTYLTTPTKTPSSRRNQQSQSKMQSQSKDPVNAETRSRFEAYNRLQAAAVAFGEKLSIPEIVAIGGQSDGKSSLLEALLGFRFNVREVEMGTRRPLILQMVHDLSALEPRCRFQDEDSEEYGSSPIVSATAVADVIRSRTEALLKKTKTAELSSPRSP; the protein is encoded by the exons ATGGCGAATTCAAACACATACCTAACCACGCCGACTAAAACCCCTTCTTCAAGGAGAAACCAACAGAGCCAATCGAAGATGCAGTCTCAATCCAAGGATCCTGTAAACGCAGAGACTAGGTCACGGTTCGAGGCTTACAACCGTCTCCAAGCGGCGGCGGTTGCCTTCGGTGAGAAACTTTCTATACCTGAGATTGTCGCAATTGGTGGCCAATCGGACGGTAAGAGCTCTTTACTGGAAGCGCTTCTAGGGTTCCGATTCAATGTCAGAGAAGTCGAAATGGGAACGCGACGCCCTTTGATTCTCCAGATGGTTCATGATTTATCAGCGTTGGAACCACGGTGCCGATTCCAG GATGAAGATTCTGAAGAGTATGGTAGTAGTCCAATTGTTTCGGCTACAGCAGTAGCAGATGTGATTAGGTCAAGAACAGAGGCGCttttgaagaagacgaaaacAGCAGAATTATCCTCACCTCGGAGTCCTTGA
- the LOC104727338 gene encoding L-ascorbate oxidase homolog, protein MKMASRKTTSLLHLLLLLGALTLLSSLVIVKGESPYKFYTWTATYGIISPLGVPQQVILINGQFPGPKLDVVTNDNIILNLINKLDQPFLLTWNGIKQRKNSWQDGVLGTNCPIPPNSNFTYKFQTKDQIGTFNYFPSTAFHKAAGGFGAINVYARPGIPIPYPVPTADFTLLVGDWFKTNHKTLQQRLDSGGVLPFPDGMLINGQTQTTFSGDQGKTYMLRISNVGLSSTFNFRIQGHTMKVVEVEGSHVIQTDYDSLDIHVGQSLAVLVTLNQSPKDYYMVASSRFVRSKLSVMGLLRYSNSHVPASGDPPALPPGELVWSMRQARTFRWNLTANAARPNPQGSFHYGKITPTKSFVFANSAPLINGKQRYAVNGVSYVNSETPLKLADHFGISGVFTNAIQNVPSNSPPTVATSVVQTSLHDFLEIVFQNNEKSMQSWHLDGYDFWVVGFGSGQWTPAKRSLYNLVDGLTRHTTQVYPNSWTAILVSLDNQGMWNMRSAIWERQYSGQQFYLRVWNPVQSLANEYNPPDNLQLCGKAVGLHP, encoded by the exons ATGAAAATGGcatcaagaaaaacaacatctttgcttcatcttcttcttctccttggagCTTTGACTCTTTTGAGCAGTTTGGTGATAGTCAAAGGAGAAAGCCCTTACAAGTTCTACACTTGGACTGCGACTTATGGCATTATCTCTCCTCTTGGTGTTCCTCAACAG GTTATTCTCATCAATGGTCAGTTTCCTGGTCCAAAGCTTGATGTTGTGACCAATGACAACATCATCCTCAACCTCATCAACAAACTTGACCAGCCTTTCCTCTTGACCTG GAATGGGATTAAACAGAGGAAGAACTCATGGCAAGATGGTGTCTTGGGAACAAACTGTCCGATCCCACCAAACTCGAACTTCACTTACAAATTCCAAACCAAAGATCAGATCGGAACTTTCAATTACTTCCCTTCCACCGCATTTCACAAAGCCGCCGGTGGATTCGGAGCCATCAATGTCTATGCAAGACCTGGTATCCCAATCCCTTACCCTGTCCCAACCGCAGATTTCACTTTACTCGTTGGTGACTGGTTCAAAACCAACCACAAAACGCTTCAGCAACGTTTGGATTCTGGTGGGGTTCTTCCATTCCCCGATGGGATGCTCATTAATGGGCAAACTCAAACCACATTTTCAGGCGACCAAG GGAAGACTTACATGTTAAGAATCTCCAATGTTGGGTTATCAAGCACTTTCAATTTCAGAATCCAAGGGCATACCATGAAAGTAGTTGAAGTTGAAGGCTCTCATGTTATTCAAACTGATTATGATTCTCTTGACATTCATGTTGGACAGTCTCTAGCTGTTCTTGTGACTTTGAACCAATCTCCTAAAGATTATTACATGGTTGCAAGCAGCCGGTTCGTAAGAAGCAAACTCTCTGTTATGGGTCTGTTGCGTTATTCGAACTCTCATGTCCCAGCTTCTGGTGATCCCCCTGCTCTTCCACCTGGAGAGCTTGTTTGGTCCATGAGACAAGCCAGAACATTCAG GTGGAACTTAACAGCAAATGCAGCTAGACCAAACCCTCAAGGATCATTCCACTACGGAAAAATCACTCCAACGAAGTCATTTGTTTTCGCTAATTCAGCTCCTTTGATAAATGGAAAGCAAAGATATGCAGTCAATGGAGTCTCTTATGTGAACTCAGAGACGCCTCTTAAACTCGCTGATCACTTCGGCATCTCTGGAGTTTTCACGAACGCCATTCAAAACGTTCCTTCTAACTCTCCTCCAACTGTTGCAACATCAGTTGTGCAAACATCTCTGCATGATTTCCTTGAAATCGTGTTTCAGAACAATGAGAAATCAATGCAGTCTTGGCATCTTGACGGTTATGACTTCTGGGTCGTTGG ATTTGGTTCTGGACAATGGACACCTGCAAAAAGATCACTCTACAATCTTGTTGATGGTCTTACAAGACACACAACTCAG GTCTACCCAAACTCTTGGACAGCGATCTTGGTGTCATTGGACAACCAAGGAATGTGGAATATGAGATCGGCGATATGGGAAAGACAATACTCGGGACAACAGTTTTATCTGAGAGTATGGAATCCAGTACAGAGTCTCGCCAATGAATACAACCCTCCTGATAATCTTCAACTCTGTGGCAAAGCTGTGGGACTACACCCTTAG
- the LOC104727339 gene encoding probable disease resistance protein At5g66910 isoform X2, with protein MNDWLSLGLGSVAGALVSEGLKLLISEAKKVIAFKSVSKELASTMESLLPVIKQIESMQDGVELEDLKVTIVKALVVVKECSLVKDWNLRKRSKYTKEVEEINRKMLKFCQVQLQLLLLRNQLKSMPSMEGINSYFQIINEKLDLLSVVSSPSPVFTKLCSVPKLNMNLVGLDWPLMDLKKRLLDDSVVNLVVYGPPGCGKTTLVTQLCDDQDIKRVFKKIFFCVMSSTLNFRAIVQNLLQDNGYGAITFDDDSQAETGLRELLEELTEHGPVLLVLDDVWQGSEFFLRKFQIDLPGYKTLVTSRSDFSSLWSTYHLQPLKDEDARSLLIQWASPPHHTSLDDEYEDLLQKVLKRCNGFPLVIEVVGISLRGKALYLWKGQVESWSEGKTILSNPHPTVLQRLQPSFNALEPHLKECFLVVGSFLEDQKIWASLILDIWVELFGRGSSSSTNVYMKYLNDLASQNLLKIVPLGTNEHEDSFYSELLVTQHDILRELAIYQSELEPILERKKLNLEILEDNYPDWCVNLCQPINARLLSIFTDDLFSSRWVELDFPNVEALILNLSSLDYALPSFITGIKKLKVLTITNHGFYPARLTNFSCLSSLPNLKRIRLEKVSVTLLDIPQLQLGSLKKLSLVMCSFGDVFYETEKIDLSKALPSLQEIEIDYCYDLNELPYWVSEVVSLKTLSITNCNKLSTLPEAIGNLSKLEMLRLRSCINLSELPEATERLSNLRFLDISHCLGLRKLPQEIGKLQKLKKISMRKCPGCKLPDSVRNLENLVVKCDEETGFLWERLKRKMRNLRVQEEEETEQNLNLFQMF; from the exons atgAACGATTGGCTTAGTTTGGGATTAGGCTCTGTTGCGGGAGCTTTGGTCTCCGAAGGTCTGAAACTTTTGATCTCAGAGGCGAAAAAGGTGATAGCTTTCAAATCTGTATCTAAGGAGCTCGCATCAACGATGGAGTCATTGCTTCCGGTGATCAAACAGATCGAATCGATGCAAGATGGTGTGGAACTAGAAGATCTTAAGGTAACAATCGTTAAAGCTCTTGTAGTGGTAAAGGAGTGTTCACTTGTCAAGGATTGGAATCTACGCAAAAGATCTAAGTATACGAAAGAAGTTGAGGAAATCAATAGGAAGATGCTCAAGTTCTGTCAGGTTCAGctacagcttcttcttcttaggaaCCAGTTGAAGTCTATGCCTTCCATGGAAGGCATCAACAGTTATTTCCAAATCATCAATGAGAAGCTCGACCTTTTGAGTGTTGTTTCTTCTCCCTCTCCCGTTTTTACCAAGCTTTGTTCGGTTCCTAAGCTTAATATGAATCTTGTTGGATTGGATTGGCCATTGATGGATTTAAAGAAGAGGCTCCTTGACGATTCCGTTGTTAATCTTGTGGTCTATGGTCCTCCTGGGTGCGGGAAGACCACGCTCGTTACTCAGCTCTGTGATGATCAAGATATCAAAC GAGTATTCAAGAAAATCTTCTTTTGCGTTATGTCGAGTACTCTTAATTTCAGAGCCATAGTACAAAATTTACTCCAAGACAACGGTTACGGAGCTATTACATTTGATGATGATTCTCAAGCAGAAACTGGCTTAAGAGAGCTGCTGGAGGAACTCACTGAACATGGTCCTGTATTGTTGGTGTTGGATGATGTGTGGCAAGGATCAGAGTTCTTTCTTCGGAAATTTCAAATTGACTTACCGGGTTATAAGACTTTGGTGACTTCTCGGTCTGACTTTTCGAGTTTATGGTCCACTTATCATTTGCAACCCTTGAAAGATGAAGATGCTAGGTCCCTTCTCATTCAGTGGGCATCTCCGCCTCATCACACATCTTTAGATGATGAGTATGAAGATCTTCTCCAAAAG GTATTGAAACGTTGCAATGGATTCCCTCTCGTAATCGAAGTAGTCGGCATTTCACTAAGAGGAAAAGCTCTATATTTATGGAAAGGGCAAGTGGAAAGCTGGTCTGAAGGGAAAACAATTCTTAGTAACCCTCATCCTACTGTGCTACAACGTCTTCAGCCTAGCTTCAATGCCCTGGAACCCCATCTTAAAGAGTGTTTCTTGGTCGTGGGTTCATTTCTTGAGGACCAAAAGATATGGGCTTCGCTTATACTTGACATATGGGTGGAATTATTTGGTAGAGGTAGCAGCAGCAGTACCAACGTGTACATGAAGTACCTTAATGACCTTGCTTCCCAGAATCTGCTTAAAATTGTTCCTCTCGG GACAAATGAGCACGAAGACAGCTTCTACAGTGAGTTGTTAGTCACTCAACATGATATTCTGAGGGAGTTGGCTATTTACCAAAGCGAACTGGAACCAATcctggaaagaaaaaaactaaatttggaGATACTAGAGGACAACTATCCGGACTGGTGTGTGAATCTATGTCAACCTATTAATGCTAGACTTTTGTCCATCTTTACTG aTGATTTGTTCTCATCAAGGTGGGTGGAATTGGATTTCCCCAATGTTGAGGCCTTAATTCTTAATCTATCTTCATTAGACTATGCATTACCAAGCTTCATTACTGGAATTAAGAAGCTAAAAGTTCTGACAATCACAAACCACGGTTTTTATCCAGCAAGATTGACAAATTTTTCATGTCTAAGCTCATTGCCAAACTTGAAACGGATTAGATTGGAGAAAGTTTCAGTAACTTTGCTAGACATTCCCCAGTTGCAACTCGGCAGTCTCAAGAAGCTATCTTTGGTTATGTGTAGTTTTGGTGATGTTTTCTATGAGACAGAAAAAATAGATCTCTCTAAAGCTCTACCGAGTCTACAAGAGATTGAAATAGACTACTGCTATGATCTAAATGAGTTGCCGTATTGGGTCTCTGAAGTTGTTTCATTGAAGACCCTTAGCATCACAAACTGTAATAAGCTCTCTACACTTCCAGAAGCTATAGGCAACTTGAGTAAACTGGAAATGTTGAGGCTGCGTTCTTGTATTAATCTCTCTGAGCTGCCTGAAGCGACTGAGAGACTCAGCAACTTGCGGTTTCTTGATATTTCTCATTGCTTAGGATTGAGAAAGTTGCCTCAAGAGATTGGCAAACTGCAGAAGCTTAAAAAGATATCGATGAGGAAGTGTCCGGGATGCAAGTTACCGGATTCAGTGAGGAACCTAGAGAATCTGGTGGTCAAATGCGATGAAGAAACAGGATTCTTGTGGGAGAGGTTGAAGCgaaaaatgagaaatttgagagttcaagaggaggaggaaacagagcaaaacctGAACTTATTTCAAATGTTTTAA
- the LOC104727339 gene encoding probable disease resistance protein At5g66910 isoform X1, with protein sequence MNDWLSLGLGSVAGALVSEGLKLLISEAKKVIAFKSVSKELASTMESLLPVIKQIESMQDGVELEDLKVTIVKALVVVKECSLVKDWNLRKRSKYTKEVEEINRKMLKFCQVQLQLLLLRNQLKSMPSMEGINSYFQIINEKLDLLSVVSSPSPVFTKLCSVPKLNMNLVGLDWPLMDLKKRLLDDSVVNLVVYGPPGCGKTTLVTQLCDDQDIKRVFKKIFFCVMSSTLNFRAIVQNLLQDNGYGAITFDDDSQAETGLRELLEELTEHGPVLLVLDDVWQGSEFFLRKFQIDLPGYKTLVTSRSDFSSLWSTYHLQPLKDEDARSLLVQWASPPQHISVDDEYEDLLQKVLKRCNGFPLVIEVVGISLRGKALYLWKGQVESWSEGKTILSNPHPTVLQRLQPSFNALEPHLKECFLVVGSFLEDQKIWASLILDIWVELFGRGSSSSTNVYMKYLNDLASQNLLKIVPLGTNEHEDSFYSELLVTQHDILRELAIYQSELEPILERKKLNLEILEDNYPDWCVNLCQPINARLLSIFTDDLFSSRWVELDFPNVEALILNLSSLDYALPSFITGIKKLKVLTITNHGFYPARLTNFSCLSSLPNLKRIRLEKVSVTLLDIPQLQLGSLKKLSLVMCSFGDVFYETEKIDLSKALPSLQEIEIDYCYDLNELPYWVSEVVSLKTLSITNCNKLSTLPEAIGNLSKLEMLRLRSCINLSELPEATERLSNLRFLDISHCLGLRKLPQEIGKLQKLKKISMRKCPGCKLPDSVRNLENLVVKCDEETGFLWERLKRKMRNLRVQEEEETEQNLNLFQMF encoded by the exons atgAACGATTGGCTTAGTTTGGGATTAGGCTCTGTTGCGGGAGCTTTGGTCTCCGAAGGTCTGAAACTTTTGATCTCAGAGGCGAAAAAGGTGATAGCTTTCAAATCTGTATCTAAGGAGCTCGCATCAACGATGGAGTCATTGCTTCCGGTGATCAAACAGATCGAATCGATGCAAGATGGTGTGGAACTAGAAGATCTTAAGGTAACAATCGTTAAAGCTCTTGTAGTGGTAAAGGAGTGTTCACTTGTCAAGGATTGGAATCTACGCAAAAGATCTAAGTATACGAAAGAAGTTGAGGAAATCAATAGGAAGATGCTCAAGTTCTGTCAGGTTCAGctacagcttcttcttcttaggaaCCAGTTGAAGTCTATGCCTTCCATGGAAGGCATCAACAGTTATTTCCAAATCATCAATGAGAAGCTCGACCTTTTGAGTGTTGTTTCTTCTCCCTCTCCCGTTTTTACCAAGCTTTGTTCGGTTCCTAAGCTTAATATGAATCTTGTTGGATTGGATTGGCCATTGATGGATTTAAAGAAGAGGCTCCTTGACGATTCCGTTGTTAATCTTGTGGTCTATGGTCCTCCTGGGTGCGGGAAGACCACGCTCGTTACTCAGCTCTGTGATGATCAAGATATCAAAC GAGTATTCAAGAAAATCTTCTTTTGCGTTATGTCGAGTACTCTTAATTTCAGAGCCATAGTACAAAATTTACTCCAAGACAACGGTTACGGAGCTATTACATTTGATGATGATTCTCAAGCAGAAACTGGCTTAAGAGAGCTGCTGGAGGAACTCACTGAACATGGTCCTGTATTGTTGGTGTTGGATGATGTGTGGCAAGGATCAGAGTTCTTTCTTCGGAAATTTCAAATTGACTTACCGGGTTATAAGACTTTGGTGACTTCTCGGTCTGACTTTTCGAGTTTATGGTCCACTTATCATTTGCAACCCTTGAAAGATGAAGATGCTAGGTCCCTTCTC GTTCAGTGGGCATCGCCGCCTCAGCACATATCTGTAGATGATGAGTATGAAGATCTTCTCCAAAAG GTATTGAAACGTTGCAATGGATTCCCTCTCGTAATCGAAGTAGTCGGCATTTCACTAAGAGGAAAAGCTCTATATTTATGGAAAGGGCAAGTGGAAAGCTGGTCTGAAGGGAAAACAATTCTTAGTAACCCTCATCCTACTGTGCTACAACGTCTTCAGCCTAGCTTCAATGCCCTGGAACCCCATCTTAAAGAGTGTTTCTTGGTCGTGGGTTCATTTCTTGAGGACCAAAAGATATGGGCTTCGCTTATACTTGACATATGGGTGGAATTATTTGGTAGAGGTAGCAGCAGCAGTACCAACGTGTACATGAAGTACCTTAATGACCTTGCTTCCCAGAATCTGCTTAAAATTGTTCCTCTCGG GACAAATGAGCACGAAGACAGCTTCTACAGTGAGTTGTTAGTCACTCAACATGATATTCTGAGGGAGTTGGCTATTTACCAAAGCGAACTGGAACCAATcctggaaagaaaaaaactaaatttggaGATACTAGAGGACAACTATCCGGACTGGTGTGTGAATCTATGTCAACCTATTAATGCTAGACTTTTGTCCATCTTTACTG aTGATTTGTTCTCATCAAGGTGGGTGGAATTGGATTTCCCCAATGTTGAGGCCTTAATTCTTAATCTATCTTCATTAGACTATGCATTACCAAGCTTCATTACTGGAATTAAGAAGCTAAAAGTTCTGACAATCACAAACCACGGTTTTTATCCAGCAAGATTGACAAATTTTTCATGTCTAAGCTCATTGCCAAACTTGAAACGGATTAGATTGGAGAAAGTTTCAGTAACTTTGCTAGACATTCCCCAGTTGCAACTCGGCAGTCTCAAGAAGCTATCTTTGGTTATGTGTAGTTTTGGTGATGTTTTCTATGAGACAGAAAAAATAGATCTCTCTAAAGCTCTACCGAGTCTACAAGAGATTGAAATAGACTACTGCTATGATCTAAATGAGTTGCCGTATTGGGTCTCTGAAGTTGTTTCATTGAAGACCCTTAGCATCACAAACTGTAATAAGCTCTCTACACTTCCAGAAGCTATAGGCAACTTGAGTAAACTGGAAATGTTGAGGCTGCGTTCTTGTATTAATCTCTCTGAGCTGCCTGAAGCGACTGAGAGACTCAGCAACTTGCGGTTTCTTGATATTTCTCATTGCTTAGGATTGAGAAAGTTGCCTCAAGAGATTGGCAAACTGCAGAAGCTTAAAAAGATATCGATGAGGAAGTGTCCGGGATGCAAGTTACCGGATTCAGTGAGGAACCTAGAGAATCTGGTGGTCAAATGCGATGAAGAAACAGGATTCTTGTGGGAGAGGTTGAAGCgaaaaatgagaaatttgagagttcaagaggaggaggaaacagagcaaaacctGAACTTATTTCAAATGTTTTAA